A stretch of the Bacillus sp. B-jedd genome encodes the following:
- a CDS encoding YlzJ-like family protein encodes MILYTMMPHELIYGMGDQLESGRQIIQFNGIPIEAEQDGEAYTIVRLLSTDPAHFMDSRLMPGTKISR; translated from the coding sequence ATGATCCTTTATACAATGATGCCTCACGAACTGATTTATGGCATGGGAGATCAGCTGGAGAGCGGCAGGCAAATCATCCAATTTAACGGTATTCCAATTGAGGCGGAACAAGACGGTGAGGCGTACACAATTGTCAGGCTGCTCAGCACGGACCCCGCCCACTTTATGGATAGCCGGTTGATGCCGGGAACGAAAATTTCCCGTTAG
- a CDS encoding ClpP family protease, which yields MDQNYPNTGMADQDEGNEEKEDKPTSGLIEKIQQLGVTNVPQLSNDSRIHCMTIVGQIEGHLALPPQNKTTKYEHIIPQLVAIEQNPKIEGLLVILNTVGGDVEAGLAISEMLASLSKPSVSIVLGGGHSIGVPIAVSCDYSFIAETATMTIHPIRLTGLVIGVPQTFEYLDKMQERVVRFVTSHSNITEETFKDLMFAKGNLTRDIGTNVIGADAVATGLIDEVGGLGVAMRKLNELIDLQKTSEEGLIQ from the coding sequence ATGGATCAAAACTATCCAAACACCGGAATGGCCGACCAGGATGAAGGGAACGAAGAAAAAGAGGATAAGCCGACTTCCGGGCTGATTGAGAAAATACAGCAATTAGGCGTTACGAATGTCCCTCAGCTTTCAAATGATTCACGAATCCACTGCATGACGATTGTGGGACAGATTGAGGGCCATTTGGCACTTCCGCCTCAAAATAAAACAACGAAATATGAACATATCATTCCCCAGCTGGTGGCGATAGAGCAAAACCCGAAAATCGAGGGGCTATTGGTGATTCTAAATACAGTTGGCGGGGATGTGGAGGCCGGGCTTGCCATCTCGGAAATGCTCGCGTCTCTGTCAAAACCATCCGTTTCCATTGTTTTAGGCGGAGGCCATTCGATTGGTGTGCCAATCGCTGTTTCCTGTGATTATAGCTTCATTGCAGAAACAGCAACGATGACAATCCATCCAATCCGATTGACCGGACTTGTCATTGGGGTGCCCCAGACATTTGAATACCTAGATAAAATGCAGGAGCGCGTAGTCAGGTTTGTAACAAGCCATTCGAATATAACGGAAGAAACATTTAAAGACCTGATGTTCGCCAAGGGCAATTTGACCAGGGACATAGGGACGAATGTCATTGGAGCGGATGCTGTGGCAACAGGTCTTATCGATGAGGTGGGTGGACTTGGCGTTGCGATGAGGAAGCTGAATGAACTGATTGATTTGCAAAAAACAAGCGAGGAAGGGCTGATCCAATGA
- a CDS encoding GntR family transcriptional regulator — MSIKSDSRHLYLQVIDRLKQDIETGIYKEREKLPSEFDLAKQLGVSRATLREALRILEEENVIIRRHGVGTFINAKPLFTSGIEQLSSVTDMILQAGMKPGTIFLSSSTQFPGEEDIRRFSASTDDGLVVTERVRTANGEPVVYCIDKVPVSILPEGFSHQDESLLSILEEQAGRRITYAVAQIEPLGYHDKVSPILECEPETALLVLKQLHFDEADEPILYSVNYFKADKFSFRVLRKRP, encoded by the coding sequence ATGTCTATTAAATCTGATAGCCGCCATTTGTATCTACAAGTGATCGATCGGTTAAAGCAGGATATTGAAACGGGGATTTATAAAGAAAGAGAGAAACTTCCTTCCGAATTCGATCTTGCCAAACAACTTGGAGTAAGCAGGGCGACGCTTCGGGAAGCTCTTCGCATCCTGGAAGAAGAAAACGTTATCATACGCCGCCATGGTGTAGGGACGTTTATTAACGCAAAGCCTTTGTTCACTTCAGGGATTGAACAACTTAGCAGTGTGACGGATATGATTTTGCAGGCAGGAATGAAACCAGGGACCATTTTTCTGAGTTCGTCCACGCAATTTCCGGGGGAGGAGGACATTCGCCGTTTTTCAGCATCCACGGATGATGGGCTTGTTGTAACCGAAAGGGTGAGGACAGCTAACGGGGAGCCGGTTGTCTATTGCATAGACAAGGTGCCTGTGAGCATTTTGCCTGAAGGGTTTTCCCATCAGGATGAATCACTCTTAAGCATCTTGGAAGAGCAGGCAGGCCGGAGGATTACATACGCGGTTGCCCAGATTGAGCCGCTCGGTTACCATGACAAGGTATCCCCAATTCTTGAGTGTGAGCCTGAAACAGCGCTGCTTGTCCTGAAGCAGCTTCATTTCGATGAGGCTGATGAGCCAATTCTCTACTCGGTAAATTATTTCAAGGCTGATAAGTTCAGTTTCCGCGTTTTACGGAAACGCCCTTGA
- the dapG gene encoding aspartate kinase, with the protein MKVIVQKFGGTSVRNEESRLNAKKHIEKALSEGYKVIVVVSAMGRKGDPYATDTLLSLIEKSFGKISRREIDMLLSCGEVISSMVFTSLLIESGIKAVALNGAQAGFRTNDDHTNAKIVEMKCERLLEELEEADVAVVAGFQGMAENGDVTTIGRGGSDTSAAAIGAALNAEWIDIFTDVEGIMTADPRIAENARPLSIVTYTEVCNLAYQGAKVIHPRAVEIAMQAKVPMRIRSTYSDGTGTLVTSQSKSSAGSDISERPVTGIAHVPHVTQIKVFAKKDQYNLQSEVFKAMANEKISVDFINISPNGVVYTVSEDSADRAISVLKSLGHEPSVERECAKVSVVGAGMAGVPGVTARIVTALAGQGIRILQSADSHTTIWVLVKQADLVKAVNALHDAFQLENEAAEFGKTDY; encoded by the coding sequence ATGAAAGTAATCGTCCAGAAGTTTGGCGGTACATCCGTCAGGAACGAAGAGAGCCGGCTAAATGCCAAAAAACATATCGAAAAAGCCTTGTCAGAAGGATACAAGGTCATTGTTGTAGTATCGGCGATGGGCCGAAAAGGCGATCCTTATGCAACGGATACATTATTATCATTGATTGAAAAAAGCTTCGGAAAAATCAGCAGGCGCGAGATCGATATGCTCTTATCATGTGGGGAAGTCATTTCCAGCATGGTATTCACTTCCCTTCTAATTGAATCGGGAATCAAGGCGGTTGCCTTGAACGGCGCCCAGGCAGGATTCAGGACAAATGATGACCATACGAATGCGAAAATAGTAGAAATGAAATGCGAGCGGCTCCTTGAGGAACTTGAAGAAGCGGATGTTGCCGTTGTCGCTGGTTTCCAGGGGATGGCTGAAAATGGTGATGTGACGACGATTGGCAGGGGCGGCAGCGATACGTCAGCCGCCGCAATTGGCGCTGCCTTGAATGCAGAATGGATTGATATCTTCACGGATGTGGAAGGCATCATGACCGCTGACCCCCGCATTGCCGAAAATGCCAGGCCGCTGTCCATTGTTACCTATACTGAGGTTTGCAATTTGGCCTATCAGGGCGCAAAGGTAATCCATCCACGCGCGGTGGAAATTGCCATGCAGGCGAAAGTGCCAATGAGGATTCGCTCGACGTATTCGGATGGCACCGGAACGCTTGTCACAAGCCAATCGAAGTCAAGCGCGGGCAGTGACATTAGTGAGCGGCCAGTAACCGGGATTGCCCATGTGCCGCATGTCACGCAAATAAAGGTTTTTGCGAAGAAGGACCAATATAATTTGCAGTCGGAAGTATTCAAAGCGATGGCGAATGAGAAAATATCCGTCGACTTTATCAACATCTCTCCAAATGGGGTAGTTTATACTGTTTCGGAGGATTCAGCGGACCGGGCGATTTCCGTATTGAAAAGCCTAGGCCACGAACCTTCTGTCGAGAGGGAATGCGCCAAGGTATCTGTCGTAGGTGCGGGAATGGCGGGGGTTCCAGGCGTCACCGCAAGAATAGTCACCGCGCTAGCGGGCCAGGGAATACGGATTCTCCAATCCGCGGACAGCCATACAACCATTTGGGTGCTAGTGAAGCAGGCTGATCTTGTCAAAGCGGTCAATGCGCTGCATGACGCATTCCAGCTGGAAAACGAAGCAGCTGAATTCGGGAAAACGGATTACTAA
- the asd gene encoding aspartate-semialdehyde dehydrogenase → MNENGLTIAVVGATGAVGQQIIETLTKRDFPYKKLVLLSSARSAGKKVNVGGKEFVIEEAKPESFEGIDIALFSAGGSVSLALAPEAAKRGAVVIDNTSAFRMDPEVPLVVPEVNEEDVHTHKGIIANPNCSTIQMVVALEPIRKKYGLKKIIVSTYQAVSGAGAAAIEELKLETSALIEGKTYEPKVLPVKTGDKHYQIAFNAIPQIDKFEENGFTFEELKMINETKKIMHDTSLQVAATCVRLPIETGHSESVYFEIEAEEVSAENIKELLKDSPGVVLQDDPANQVYPMPADCVGKNDVFVGRIRKDLDNSKGFHMWVVSDNLLKGAAWNTVQIAESLVKLGVVKAK, encoded by the coding sequence ATGAACGAAAATGGATTAACGATCGCTGTGGTCGGAGCGACAGGTGCTGTTGGCCAGCAAATAATTGAAACTCTAACAAAACGGGACTTTCCGTATAAAAAGCTTGTTTTGCTATCTTCGGCACGCTCCGCGGGAAAAAAAGTCAATGTCGGCGGCAAAGAGTTCGTTATAGAAGAGGCTAAACCAGAAAGCTTTGAGGGAATCGATATCGCGTTGTTCAGCGCCGGGGGAAGCGTGTCACTGGCACTCGCTCCTGAAGCAGCGAAACGCGGTGCGGTCGTTATTGATAATACTAGTGCTTTCCGTATGGATCCGGAAGTTCCCCTTGTAGTTCCTGAGGTAAATGAAGAGGATGTCCATACCCATAAAGGAATCATCGCAAATCCGAATTGTTCTACGATTCAGATGGTGGTTGCCCTGGAGCCAATCCGGAAAAAGTACGGCCTGAAGAAAATTATCGTTTCCACTTATCAGGCAGTTTCCGGAGCGGGAGCGGCGGCCATTGAAGAATTGAAGCTGGAAACAAGCGCGCTTATTGAAGGGAAAACCTATGAACCTAAGGTGCTTCCAGTCAAAACAGGTGATAAGCATTACCAAATTGCTTTCAACGCCATTCCACAAATCGATAAGTTTGAAGAGAATGGATTTACGTTTGAAGAGTTGAAGATGATAAATGAAACAAAGAAAATCATGCATGATACAAGCCTTCAGGTAGCCGCTACCTGTGTCAGGCTTCCAATTGAGACGGGCCATTCCGAATCAGTTTATTTTGAAATAGAAGCGGAAGAAGTCTCAGCCGAAAATATAAAAGAACTATTGAAAGATTCTCCGGGTGTCGTGCTCCAGGATGATCCGGCTAACCAGGTCTATCCGATGCCTGCCGATTGTGTTGGCAAAAACGACGTGTTTGTCGGAAGGATCAGGAAGGACCTCGATAACAGCAAGGGTTTCCATATGTGGGTCGTTTCTGACAACCTGCTGAAAGGCGCAGCCTGGAACACTGTCCAAATCGCTGAAAGCCTCGTAAAATTAGGCGTTGTTAAAGCGAAATAA
- the dapA gene encoding 4-hydroxy-tetrahydrodipicolinate synthase gives MIHFGRVSTAMVTPFDKKGHIDFPKTTQLINHLIENGTDSLVIAGTTGESPTMSKEEKLALFSHAVKTVAGRVPVIAGTGSNNTYESIEMTKKAEQLGVDAVMVVAPYYNKPSQEGLYQHFKAVAESTSLPVMVYNIPGRASVNISPETVIRLSEIPNIVAVKEASGDLNAMTKIIANTPDDFILYSGDDGITLPVLSIGGYGIVSVASHIIGNEMQEMVQAFLMKDTERAAKLHQELLPVMLGLFAAPSPAPVKTALQLKGLDVGSVRLPLVPLSAEERATLSAALGIHQPS, from the coding sequence ATGATTCATTTTGGAAGAGTTTCCACAGCCATGGTCACGCCTTTTGACAAAAAAGGACATATTGATTTTCCGAAAACAACCCAGCTGATCAACCACTTAATTGAGAACGGGACCGATTCGCTCGTCATCGCGGGAACGACCGGTGAATCGCCAACCATGTCCAAGGAAGAAAAGCTTGCCCTATTTTCGCATGCAGTAAAAACAGTTGCCGGCAGGGTTCCAGTTATCGCTGGTACGGGCAGCAACAACACATACGAATCGATTGAAATGACAAAAAAGGCAGAGCAACTTGGCGTGGATGCGGTCATGGTAGTGGCCCCGTACTACAATAAGCCTAGCCAGGAAGGGCTTTACCAGCATTTTAAAGCGGTGGCCGAATCAACTTCACTGCCTGTAATGGTATATAATATTCCTGGCAGGGCTTCCGTTAACATTTCTCCAGAGACGGTCATCCGCCTTTCAGAAATTCCGAATATTGTCGCTGTAAAGGAAGCGAGCGGCGATTTAAATGCCATGACGAAAATTATTGCCAATACGCCAGATGATTTTATTTTATACAGCGGGGATGATGGAATCACACTCCCGGTTCTTTCCATTGGAGGATATGGCATCGTGTCTGTTGCCTCCCATATCATCGGAAATGAAATGCAGGAAATGGTCCAGGCTTTCTTAATGAAGGATACCGAACGCGCGGCAAAACTTCATCAGGAACTCCTGCCAGTTATGCTTGGCCTTTTTGCGGCTCCAAGCCCCGCGCCTGTAAAGACAGCCTTGCAGCTGAAAGGCCTTGATGTCGGCTCGGTCAGGCTTCCGCTTGTACCATTGAGCGCCGAAGAACGCGCCACCCTATCAGCCGCCCTCGGCATCCACCAGCCTTCTTAA
- a CDS encoding DNA translocase FtsK, with protein MAKRKRRQSKKKESQLLSTIKYELTGLILLALSIISMAELGAVGKGVSLFFRFWLGEWSMAGMAGLFLFSIILMWKRAMPNLFPAKIVGVYLILTALLILSHITLFKLLENSGQFENPSVISNTWGLFWDEVKGRPGLDDLGGGMIGAVLFAMFHYLFAETGTKIIAGLLIACGLILLTGKTFGEALGKIFSFSAETYKKQLEAFKADFAEWKEKRKKQRKKQKQKKAESTGAKQQRVIEKEDSPPIEIPSEPAIPEPIISSFADKAYSSDGPAAAEKADDIIGPASEPAEISPPITFAEVENTAYELPPLSLLKLPRKADQSGEYELIHANAAKLERTFHSFGVKARVTQVHLGPAVTKYEVHPDVGVKVSKIVSLHDDLALALAAKDIRIEAPIPGKSAIGIEVPNSEVAMVSLREVLEPTQNDKPDAKLLIGLGRDITGEAVLAELNKMPHLLVAGATGSGKSVCINGIITSLLMRAKPHEVKLMMIDPKMVELNVYNGIPHLLAPVVTDAKKASQALKKVVNEMERRYELFSFTGTRNIEGYNEHIRRHNAEENEKQPLLPYIVVIVDELADLMMVASSDVEDSITRLAQMARAAGIHLIIATQRPSVDVITGVIKANIPSRIAFAVSSMTDSRTILDMGGAEKLLGRGDMLFLPVGASKPIRVQGAFLSDEEVEETVEYVISQQKAQYQEEMIPDDIQEVTGEVEDDLYNDAVELIIDMQTASVSMLQRRFRIGYTRAARLIDEMEVRGVVGPYEGSKPRAVLIAKQKEEAGS; from the coding sequence ATGGCAAAAAGAAAACGAAGGCAGTCCAAAAAAAAGGAAAGCCAATTGCTATCTACAATTAAATATGAACTTACAGGGCTAATATTGCTCGCTCTGTCAATTATATCAATGGCTGAACTGGGTGCGGTCGGAAAAGGTGTGTCATTGTTCTTCCGTTTCTGGCTTGGTGAATGGAGCATGGCTGGTATGGCAGGCTTGTTTCTTTTCAGCATCATTTTAATGTGGAAGAGGGCAATGCCCAATCTTTTCCCGGCAAAGATTGTAGGTGTGTATTTAATTTTAACCGCCTTGCTGATTCTCAGCCATATTACGCTGTTCAAGCTTTTGGAGAATAGCGGGCAATTCGAAAATCCCAGCGTGATATCTAATACATGGGGACTGTTTTGGGATGAAGTAAAAGGAAGGCCCGGCCTCGACGATCTAGGCGGGGGAATGATTGGAGCAGTCCTGTTCGCCATGTTCCATTACCTCTTTGCCGAAACCGGCACGAAAATTATCGCGGGACTCCTGATTGCTTGCGGATTGATTCTCTTAACCGGGAAAACATTCGGGGAAGCACTTGGCAAAATTTTTTCCTTCTCCGCAGAAACATATAAGAAGCAATTGGAAGCGTTCAAAGCTGATTTTGCAGAATGGAAGGAAAAAAGAAAAAAACAGCGTAAAAAGCAAAAGCAAAAGAAAGCGGAGAGCACAGGGGCTAAACAACAGCGTGTTATTGAAAAAGAGGACTCACCTCCAATCGAAATACCTTCCGAGCCTGCAATACCTGAGCCGATCATTTCGAGTTTCGCGGATAAGGCATACTCATCGGACGGGCCGGCAGCGGCTGAAAAAGCTGATGACATTATAGGGCCGGCCTCAGAACCGGCAGAGATCTCACCTCCGATCACTTTTGCTGAAGTTGAAAATACAGCCTATGAGCTTCCGCCATTAAGTCTTTTAAAACTGCCGCGAAAAGCGGACCAGAGCGGTGAATACGAATTAATCCATGCCAATGCAGCCAAACTGGAGCGAACCTTCCACAGTTTTGGGGTAAAGGCAAGGGTGACACAGGTCCACCTCGGACCGGCTGTGACGAAATATGAAGTGCATCCGGATGTGGGAGTGAAAGTCAGCAAGATTGTCAGCTTGCACGATGACCTTGCGCTGGCTCTTGCTGCCAAGGACATCAGGATAGAAGCGCCGATACCGGGGAAATCAGCAATTGGCATCGAGGTTCCAAATTCCGAAGTAGCGATGGTATCATTAAGGGAAGTTCTGGAACCAACGCAAAACGACAAGCCCGATGCCAAGCTTTTGATTGGTCTTGGCCGGGATATCACCGGGGAAGCCGTACTGGCAGAACTGAACAAAATGCCCCATCTCTTAGTGGCTGGCGCCACAGGAAGCGGAAAAAGTGTGTGTATCAATGGAATCATCACCAGCCTGTTGATGCGGGCGAAACCGCATGAGGTAAAATTGATGATGATCGATCCGAAGATGGTTGAATTGAATGTATATAATGGGATTCCCCATTTACTTGCTCCCGTTGTCACGGACGCCAAAAAAGCTTCGCAGGCTTTAAAGAAAGTCGTCAATGAAATGGAAAGAAGATATGAACTGTTTTCCTTTACAGGCACGAGGAATATTGAAGGGTATAATGAGCATATTCGGCGGCATAACGCGGAAGAAAATGAAAAACAGCCGCTTCTTCCATATATCGTTGTCATCGTTGACGAGCTGGCAGATTTAATGATGGTTGCTTCATCCGATGTTGAGGACTCCATTACGAGGCTGGCACAGATGGCACGGGCAGCGGGCATTCACTTAATCATTGCCACCCAAAGGCCATCCGTCGATGTCATTACCGGCGTCATTAAAGCGAATATCCCTTCAAGGATCGCCTTTGCGGTTTCCTCGATGACGGATTCGAGGACTATCCTAGATATGGGCGGGGCGGAAAAACTTCTCGGCAGGGGAGATATGCTCTTTCTGCCGGTCGGCGCCTCAAAGCCGATTAGGGTGCAGGGGGCGTTCCTATCAGACGAAGAAGTAGAGGAGACGGTAGAATATGTCATCTCCCAACAAAAGGCCCAATATCAGGAAGAAATGATTCCTGATGATATTCAGGAAGTCACCGGCGAAGTGGAAGATGATTTGTACAACGATGCTGTCGAGTTGATCATCGATATGCAGACGGCATCCGTTTCAATGCTCCAAAGGAGATTCAGGATCGGCTATACGAGGGCAGCCAGGCTGATAGATGAAATGGAAGTCCGTGGCGTAGTCGGACCATACGAAGGCAGCAAGCCAAGGGCCGTACTGATCGCAAAACAAAAAGAAGAAGCGGGTTCTTAA
- a CDS encoding BMP family lipoprotein, whose amino-acid sequence MKKRKFGLFMSLLLSAGMLLSACGSDDSKGGKGGDEKKNDLKVGMVTDAGTIDDKSFNQGTWEGIKQAEEELGVKSKYLKPAGTTKAEYLKEIGNLYDAGYKFIVTPGFKFETAIFDAQDKYKDAKFVIIDGAPNKGDGNASLKENTIAIFFAEHQAGFMAGVATALELKEGEAGFIGGMEIPPVQKFNWGFQQGIKYANENMGTKIGMKKENFIYQGSFDNVAAGGQIAASMFDRGVDVIHAAAGGVGVGAIKETINRVKSGEKVWIVGVDVDQYEDGKYDGDKSVILTSAVKKISLSAFDMIKDELDGKFQGGKTLMFDAKNDGVGIPEKNPNLSDETSNKVKEVFEKVKSGEIEVKAEQGDLFK is encoded by the coding sequence TTGAAGAAACGCAAATTTGGTCTGTTTATGTCGTTGCTTTTGTCTGCAGGGATGCTGTTGTCAGCTTGTGGCAGCGATGATTCAAAAGGCGGTAAAGGCGGCGATGAAAAGAAAAACGACCTCAAAGTTGGTATGGTCACCGATGCCGGTACAATTGATGATAAGTCTTTCAACCAGGGTACTTGGGAAGGTATTAAGCAAGCAGAAGAAGAGCTTGGTGTAAAATCAAAATATTTGAAGCCTGCGGGTACGACTAAAGCCGAATATTTGAAAGAAATCGGCAACCTTTATGATGCCGGCTACAAATTCATCGTTACACCAGGATTTAAATTCGAAACAGCTATTTTTGACGCGCAAGATAAATATAAGGATGCCAAATTCGTCATCATTGACGGCGCTCCGAATAAAGGGGACGGTAATGCATCTTTGAAAGAAAACACAATCGCTATTTTCTTTGCTGAACACCAAGCCGGCTTCATGGCAGGTGTAGCAACTGCGCTTGAGCTGAAAGAAGGCGAAGCAGGCTTCATCGGCGGTATGGAAATTCCTCCAGTCCAAAAGTTTAACTGGGGCTTCCAGCAAGGTATCAAATACGCCAATGAAAATATGGGCACAAAAATTGGCATGAAGAAAGAGAACTTCATCTACCAAGGTTCATTTGACAACGTGGCTGCTGGCGGCCAGATTGCGGCTTCCATGTTCGACCGCGGCGTTGATGTCATCCACGCGGCTGCTGGCGGCGTAGGCGTCGGAGCCATCAAAGAAACCATCAACCGTGTTAAATCGGGTGAAAAAGTCTGGATTGTCGGCGTAGACGTAGACCAGTATGAAGATGGTAAGTATGACGGCGACAAGTCTGTCATCCTGACTTCTGCCGTTAAAAAAATCTCCCTTTCGGCATTTGATATGATCAAGGACGAACTTGACGGCAAATTCCAAGGCGGAAAGACGCTGATGTTTGATGCTAAAAACGATGGCGTCGGAATCCCTGAAAAGAACCCTAACTTGAGCGACGAAACATCCAACAAGGTGAAGGAAGTTTTCGAAAAGGTTAAGAGCGGAGAAATCGAAGTAAAAGCTGAACAAGGTGACTTGTTCAAGTAA
- a CDS encoding ribonuclease J codes for MRKKKNRTIRIIALGGVGEIGKNMFLCEVDKEIYVLDAGLMFPEDEMLGIDIVIPDISYLIDNKERVKAVFLTHGHEDHIGALSYLLRQVNVPVYGTELTLALAAAKLKEQEFKGKTEFIEITSDSVVDLGVATAAFFNTNHSIPGSVGVCLNTSEGAIVYTGDFKFDQGATELYKPEIGKMAAIGDQGVLCLLSDSTEAEKPGYTVSESIVARQMCDAFYNSPGRIIAACFASDINRVQHVFDAARETGRKVAVVGKSLERIYHIAVELGYLEIGEDLIVPAAEIGKLHDKEIVVLMTGSQGEPIEGLQKMARKSHRQVNIKEGDTVLIAASTLRGSELFLAKTIDMLLRAGANVVSNKKTIHVSSHGSQEELKFMINLMKPKLFIPVHGEYRMLKAHEKIARECGLTREQIYIPDNGEIVEIKDDKFIPGGKVPSGNVLIDGIGVGDVGNIVLRDRRLLSQDGTLIVVVTLSRKERKILAGPEIISRGFVYVRESEKLMEESAKLVRDIVEKNTSREFFDWSSLKQDIRDDLNKYLYERTKRRPMILPIIMEA; via the coding sequence TTGCGAAAGAAAAAGAATAGAACTATCAGGATCATCGCCTTGGGCGGTGTAGGAGAAATCGGGAAGAACATGTTTCTCTGCGAGGTGGACAAGGAAATCTATGTACTGGATGCGGGCTTAATGTTCCCCGAGGATGAAATGCTTGGCATCGACATTGTTATTCCTGACATCTCATATTTAATTGACAACAAAGAGAGGGTAAAAGCCGTTTTCCTTACCCATGGCCACGAAGACCATATCGGGGCATTATCATATCTGCTTCGTCAGGTGAATGTCCCTGTTTATGGGACGGAGCTTACGTTGGCACTTGCCGCAGCAAAGCTGAAAGAACAGGAATTTAAGGGAAAAACGGAATTTATTGAAATCACTTCTGATTCAGTCGTTGATTTGGGAGTGGCTACCGCTGCCTTTTTCAATACTAACCACAGCATACCTGGATCGGTTGGGGTCTGCCTTAATACTTCCGAAGGCGCAATCGTCTATACAGGAGATTTTAAATTCGACCAGGGGGCAACAGAACTTTATAAGCCAGAAATCGGCAAGATGGCCGCGATTGGGGATCAGGGTGTCCTTTGCCTGCTTTCGGACAGCACCGAGGCTGAAAAGCCTGGCTATACAGTCTCTGAATCAATCGTGGCAAGACAAATGTGTGATGCATTTTACAATTCGCCTGGAAGGATCATCGCCGCTTGTTTTGCTTCCGACATAAACCGTGTCCAGCATGTTTTTGACGCTGCGAGGGAAACCGGAAGAAAAGTTGCGGTAGTCGGAAAGAGTCTCGAACGAATTTATCATATTGCGGTCGAACTCGGCTATTTGGAAATAGGGGAAGACCTGATTGTTCCAGCAGCTGAAATAGGAAAGCTTCATGACAAGGAAATCGTCGTCCTGATGACAGGATCCCAGGGGGAGCCAATTGAAGGGCTTCAAAAAATGGCAAGAAAGTCACATCGCCAGGTAAATATCAAAGAAGGGGATACTGTCCTTATCGCCGCTTCAACACTGCGGGGAAGCGAGCTATTTCTTGCAAAAACGATCGATATGCTGTTAAGGGCAGGCGCCAATGTCGTCTCCAATAAGAAAACCATCCATGTTTCAAGCCATGGCAGCCAGGAAGAATTAAAATTCATGATCAACCTGATGAAGCCAAAGCTTTTTATCCCGGTTCATGGGGAATACAGGATGTTAAAGGCGCATGAAAAAATCGCAAGAGAATGCGGCTTGACTCGAGAACAAATATATATTCCCGATAACGGTGAAATTGTGGAAATCAAGGACGACAAATTCATTCCTGGCGGCAAGGTGCCGTCCGGAAATGTCCTGATTGACGGAATCGGCGTCGGCGATGTCGGCAATATCGTCCTTAGGGACCGCCGGCTTTTATCCCAGGACGGTACGCTGATTGTGGTTGTAACGCTGTCAAGAAAAGAGCGTAAAATCCTGGCTGGGCCCGAGATTATTTCAAGGGGCTTTGTCTATGTACGCGAATCGGAAAAGCTGATGGAGGAGTCTGCGAAATTGGTCAGGGATATTGTAGAAAAAAATACTTCCCGCGAATTTTTTGACTGGTCCAGTTTAAAACAGGATATAAGGGATGACTTGAATAAATATCTGTATGAAAGGACGAAAAGGCGACCAATGATTCTGCCTATTATCATGGAGGCATAG